The DNA region CACTACCAATTAAACCGTTCAATGTTTAAAACAACAAATCATTCATCAATTCTTCAAATTATAgttataatcataatcataagcCTTCATTCGTTTTCTATTAGTCCACCTGAAGATTTAATTGATCATGTTGTCTAGTAAAATAATTAATGCTTCACTAAGAAACCACCTAGTTTCAGGGAAATAATATTAGTGGAAGattgattaattttaaatttgtttttgaTTAATGATAAGTAACAGCACGATTGGACAATCGATGAGAATAAAAAACcactaaataatttatttgtcttAGTTTGGAGCCCCCATTTCAGTAAACATTCATGACGTTACACACAAGATTGGGTCCAATGACCTTCAGATTTTATAGCAATCATGATAGTTTTCTTCATATACCAAGTGCAGTTTGACGTACCTAAATTTGGGTTACACtttatttgtgtgagggttagGAATACTACTTGATCAACTAAACTCAAGCAGGTGAGAGGGGGGTCCAAACATGTGAAATACTAGTTGAAAGTCAACTGCTTTAACTACTAAACTATCACAGTATGATACCGTTAAAATACTGAGTACAAGTTTAACGGTGCGCATTTTCAATACCAGCCAACTTGCGATAAGAGCAGATAATCACCAAACAGTATCAGTGGAACGTGCCTACGTCAATCGGCAACGAGTGTACATCGCTCAAAGGTATCATATCAAATTGGCATGGTGAGATGAAACTATCAAGAATAATATcgaagtagtagtagtgtgatagtaaaaataattataaccCTCACAATTGACCTGATTGAAATTGACCAGTCATGAATTTCCAGCCAGACCAATGATGAAGTTGTAGGTGTAGGACCGGATTAATACTTATTACCATTTAGCTTTTCATAGTTCTATGTTGAATGaaaactgataataaatattgtgATAAACTAAGTACTTCACTtgtataaacaaatattttaaaaattaataaaacgaAGGTTAATTAATTAGTAAAAGCACtatgaaataactaaataatacctacatcattaaaaaaatagaaGGATGGTAATAAATTGCCGGATATTGTTAGAACGGAAGCCAACAAACAAAAGCCCAATGAATACGAATAAAACAGCTGAAATATTAGTTCATTTcagaaaaattaaaaagaaaagcaTAAAATCGAGAAACGTTAAAATAAAGGGGAAAACGTTTATaatgaaatgttatttaaatGATTCAACTAATATTGATTCAACTTCGATTTACAAAAATATACAGTCAACTGGAACTCTTAAAGATAtcgatataaataaaataaacaattatggGCTTTGTGACCTAGTGATTCCCGTACAATACTCTGATAATTTCAAGGATATGATCATTCTACTTATTCCCTGAACACTCTTTAAGGCAGAAAAAGTATTACAATGGAACAATTCAATAACTCTTAAGGAATAGCAAGAATTAACCTTGAAAATTACGTATTAGTTGATCAGATAATGAATGATCTACAGAACTAATATGTTCCGATCACTTATGACATTTGATCATATAAGATTTTTTCACaatttgtatataaatatgTGATTCCAttaaatgaaaaacatttttttctgtttcataGTTTTGCATTCGATATTAGTTCATTCAGGAATTTCAGAAAATATTCCCTTCTTGAAAGCAACCATCAGTTGAACATACGGGTATTATTGTATCTATCTAGCGGTTGGCCCTCTATTCATTTATACCAACCAAGCAAAATTCGTCACGGTTCGTCATCTATCCTAACTCACAAAAGTTAGAATAGAAGATTGGTGGACATCATTTCacttttaatttcaatagttgtctagctAAAGTCAGTTCGTTATGGAAAATACGTAAATAGTAATTAATTTATGTGAACATTTTAAACATTATCGAGAGAGTTAACTTACAATCTCTGAATTTGATCTAACATACTTTTTCATGATAATTTCTTGAAAATTACCCAAAGCTCCATCACAGCATAATGCGAGCGAAACTAGAAAAACTCCTACAATAGGAAAAATAATTTAGCCAATGATTGTAAAAAACATTGTTGAAATTTATGAAAAATTTCATTTCTCTGGTAAACTTTCAATAAACGATAAAATCTTATACGTAGCATACAATAAATAGTTCATAAAAATAGacccgaccgttgctgctactaTGACGTGATGttcgggcttgcctatcataATGAACCAGtagagctatactggctggagcaatcgttcctcaaggttctaTCATGCCAGATAGGTCGGCTGAAGAGCTGTAAGACTAGAAGAAGCAAGCCCAAGATCCGAGGGCGAAGTAGTACTACTGACCGTACAGTACTGactgactgtacagagatgCGAcgacagtaaggtgtttccttcagacaagcagcataacagcgatgcttcCTTCCCACAAGTAGGGGTGGGATTAGAAGagatcgaccctaaaaatgcacacctcgccttatacCACGGACTTccatctccggcggtaaggtctcaacaagtacagagctaacacgaaaattactcacaaaaacgTCGCGTGTGAccaacctcaagcagttgtcccttgtgcactgcggtcacgctctctgGTCACTAAGAACAACTCTAACCTAATTCCCTTTTCAGGTGCCTCAATAAGAACCCTTCCTTGGTGTGGGCAACCTGGAAATGATAACCGCCCTAATACCTCTAAAAGCACTTAAGACCACTGTATtgataatcaacctccctcttcaattcctattattcataCATCAACTTTCAagtctaaacttcctttttagcgtcctcctcaagtgtcaccatagccaacgattttagtgcgcaaaacactgtcccaggtttACTGAAACCTCGCTTCAAAATACACATTGAAGCCTTCAACATACGCAACCtgtgtcaaatcggtcagcagactttcttggctaaaaccctagaatctcgtaccattgatgtatgctgtgtctccaaaacacacatacaggatcctagtgtggtcattcacttgacctcacatCGACAAAAAGGAAAGCCGatgagatacaccctccgtgtatctggcgacccgaAAATATTTAAGTCGGGTAGTTTTATTTAACGAGTGATATAAACCACATTAATATAATCAGTTTAACGGCAAATATTTGATTCCACTTTCAATTTGATAAACAAACACGTATCAATCACTCTGGATGTTCGATGTTACTTCAGTATTTGAAAACCATCTTAAATCTCTCGTTGACTGGAACAATTATCGACCTACAAATGCTCATATGATTGTAAAGATAAACAAAATTTCAACCTAATTTCGATGGTTTACTACCAAGAGTGAACATAAAACAAACTAAAAACAGTCTGAATAGCAAAAAACATTCAACTTATTTCACCTTTCAAGCATGCTTAATATATTACTAAATGTCAGTGTAGCTATCAAAGCTAACACtaatctaaataataatggaaatacataagaaacaaGCTTACCAAACAAAGTAAACTTAGGCTGTATAGATACATCAACCAAtgtaaaacaaattaaaccTAACGTCATCAAAAGCACCGCCAATACTTCATAAATGGAATATCTTCTTCCTAGGTGATAATTACATAAGATATACTTCAAAGTACCTTGTATAAGAACTCCACCTAACAGCACTGGGATCATTTTACAACACTTAAATATCACTTGAGTTGGATAGTTAAGAAAGCCGACTGAAGCATTAGAAAGAGCAATTGAACCCAATGTTAATACAGCTACAATAGCATAGAGATGAATCCATGGGctaataaaaaaaaatgtttaaacatATGAAATCTTAAAATTAGAACTTTACTTGAATAGTAGATAACCATGAGCACGTAGTTCCAGAAATGATAAAACTGAGTAGATTCCAAATTGATATAGTGTAAGGAATGGACTATAGGATCGTAAATCATTGGCAGAGAATATTGCTTCCTACAATGAAAATATAACCTGAAATATAATAGTTTTTTGAAATCGGTAAACATTAAGAATTAAGTTATGTAGATGGAGTTGAATGACATCGCAAAATTGAACATTTTGGGTAAGCAGCactactgaaaaatattttgCCAATATTACCTATCTGCCGTAACCAAAGTAGATGGAATAGAGTCACATATTTTACCTTAGTTGAAATATAATCAGCACAATTGCAATTAATTGGCTTTTTTGATTAATGTATTTAAGGTGTTTTATGTCAACAAACTTTGCAGACCACAGAACGAATCATAGGCCAACTGGACGTAATCTATTCGAAATGTGACAATTCCAAATTAACTTTGAAGACATGATGAAGTGATACTGAGAAGTTTTGCAATTTATTATAAAGAACCTACTAGTTTTTTCTAGACAGATAACTGTAATCAAAAACTAAATTAAGCCGGCGGTGTGAAACTCACTAAAAACCATTAATATGAGATCTACAATTTCAATTAGTcgataaagaaaaaaatgggGTTATCGTAATCTCAGTAACCCCAACGAGACTTAAGTCTCATATCTACTGTAGTACTCTAGACTCAAAGACACCGAGTAATATTTTTCTGCCATGTGCTAATCACCTTTGAATTACCTAGAAACAGGTGTTCCAAGTTCGTTAGCGGAGAATTAATAGTATTTCGAAAACCTTGGTTAAACACGCTCTTGGATAGACAAGTACTTCTTGCCAATTTGAAAGCAGTTTTCAGAGAGATGCCTAGTCGTAGATGAAAATGCAACACAACGCCCTGAAACTTATGAAACTGTGATTCTATTTTCTATCTGTATATGTTTACATACGCACACATGTGTGTATAAGTGCCTACTTATCGACCAACAACAACTGAATGTTTTCAATATGAATAAACTTCTGATCTAAAACTAACCTAAACCAAACAAATAGCAATGAATGAGTAATGCAATGACCTGTAAAGCTCCGAAACATATATACAAAGTAAAAATCCCAGCAATTGAGACACCCAGTTTCCAATTGGGTGATAGACTTGACATGTTGAACCCgcatatgtatatttcattattttttggCATTGTGTTACTTTTTATGGAGGCCTGTTCcatcatttcaatattattGGCTTTTGAAAGTGCACAGCGTCGAAATAAGAAAGTTGCGAGGAAAAGTGACGTCACAGCGTTGTTGCTCAGACTGAGTAATATTTGTAAAAGCGTCAAGGTCACAATTCTGTTTCTAGTCTTCAGACCTCAATAGCAGTTAGAGAGGAAGTAGTGCAGATATACTATCGACTCATAGTGCTTTGAAGGCCACTTCGACAAGCGTTCAAATACTTTGACGGGATGTTTCAAATTTGAAATACTACTTACGTAATACCACACTTATAGTACTGTACCCAAGCTTCTGGTTCATGTCTTATTAAGAGTACTGACTCACTGGAACACATTCAGCCTGTGGTAACAAAATCAGTGAAGTCTTTCCAAGCACCCTTACGATGTGAGCCTGAAACGCTCAAGCTTTTTAGCCCTGTCGTATCGTAGAACGCATTCCGTATCTTTAATTACGATTTGGGTAttcatgtcttatcttttgctctTCCCGGAATTAATAATCTTAAAGACCATAGCAAGAAAGTTCAAAACGAGATTTTATAAACTCAGAGTGGGGTGACGTTTCTCATATCGAGTGATCAATGACTGGAACTCCTGC from Schistosoma haematobium chromosome ZW, whole genome shotgun sequence includes:
- the PAPST2 gene encoding Adenosine 3'-phospho 5'-phosphosulfate transporter 2 (EggNog:ENOG410VAY7~COG:G), with protein sequence MMEQASIKSNTMPKNNEIYICGFNMSSLSPNWKLGVSIAGIFTLYICFGALQEAIFSANDLRSYSPFLTLYQFGIYSVLSFLELRAHGYLLFNPWIHLYAIVAVLTLGSIALSNASVGFLNYPTQVIFKCCKMIPVLLGGVLIQGRRYSIYEVLAVLLMTLGLICFTLVDVSIQPKFTLFGVFLVSLALCCDGALGNFQEIIMKKYVRSNSEILFYSYSLGFCLLASVLTISGNLLPSFYFFNDHALQTYGYGFMFSLSGYFGVQFVLCLVHSHGPLTAVTVTTFRKAVSIAVSFIMFEKPFSQGYIWSGLLIVFGLYLNLYNKNRSSWNATILKKLKSYHLVKSDATSISTA